The Rhodospirillaceae bacterium genome contains the following window.
CAAGCTGCATTTCTACGATACCGGTCTGGCCTGCTGGCTGCTCGGGATTCGCACTCCCGACCAGCTTCGCAGCCATCCCTTGCGCGGCGCCATCTTCGAAAGCTGGGTCGTCTCGGAGATCGCCAAACACCGGATCAACCGGGGCGAAACCGGCGGGTTGTCCTTCTATCGGGACAGCAACGGAGCCGAAGCTGACCTAGTAATCGAACACCCGTCCCGCCTGACGATCGTCGAGGCCAAATCCGCCGCAACCGCCTCGTCTGATCTGTTCGCCGGCGCCCGGCGCGTCCGACGGCATTTCGCTCAACAGTCGCGTCCCTGTTCGCTGATTGTCGCCTATGGCGGCGAAAGAACCGAACATCGCGAGGCCGGCGATCTGATACCGTGGCGGGAACTCCACCGGGCCGGATTTCACGAAGCGCCGTAGGTCGTCTCGTGCGTCGGCGGCAAATCGATACCAGTTGCTCATGAACCGCCGCGCCGCATCCCTTTGGCTGTTGCTTCTGCTGGCCGCGCTCGCCGCCGGGCTGGCTGCCTGGGGACTCGTCCGGCATGGCGCGGTAACGGAGCGGACGCTCTCCGACCGGCGGGTCGCCCGGCATTTCCTCACGATAGCCTTCGGCCGGGAACATGCGGACCGGCCGCGGCAGCACCTGGCGAAATGGCGGGGCGGCATCCGCTACAGGGTGGTGCGCTGGACCGGCGGGCCCGACACCGAGCGGGCCGAGGCGGCGCTGCACCGCCAGATGCGCAACCTCGCCGGCCTCACGGGCCTGGCGATCGTCCGGACAACGCTGTTCGACGCCAACTTCCTGATCGCGCTGACCGGCGAGGACCTGTTCGCCTGGCAGGTGCGCCGGGCGCTGGCCGCAGCCAACCGGCC
Protein-coding sequences here:
- a CDS encoding DUF2927 domain-containing protein translates to MNRRAASLWLLLLLAALAAGLAAWGLVRHGAVTERTLSDRRVARHFLTIAFGREHADRPRQHLAKWRGGIRYRVVRWTGGPDTERAEAALHRQMRNLAGLTGLAIVRTTLFDANFLIALTGEDLFAWQVRRALAAANRPLGGTIADANCAGFFGQDVETGAIVNARVLIPVDRAVRRNLLERCIVEETAQVLGLPNDADGGVRSVFNDADRSTALSRLDRLFLALLYDPRLEPGLSRAETARRVRQILPALRRRMGY